In the Pseudolabrys taiwanensis genome, one interval contains:
- a CDS encoding DUF2147 domain-containing protein, with translation MRAADSSGDWNFMSISFVRAAAVALCVTFVNVLTASAAEPTGTWLTKNGDAQIRIAKCGAAMCGTIAWLLDPTDRATGQPQTDTNNPDPTKRGRKVLGLTIFAMQPDSDGNYAGDIYNVDDGQSYRGKMIRRSATQLEVQGCLGLICGSEMWSLAGR, from the coding sequence ATGCGCGCGGCAGATTCGTCCGGTGATTGGAACTTCATGAGCATCTCGTTCGTCCGTGCGGCGGCCGTCGCGCTTTGCGTCACTTTCGTGAACGTCCTGACGGCGTCGGCTGCCGAACCGACCGGGACGTGGCTGACGAAGAACGGCGACGCGCAGATCCGCATCGCCAAATGCGGCGCGGCCATGTGCGGGACGATCGCGTGGCTGCTCGACCCGACCGACCGCGCGACGGGACAGCCGCAGACCGACACCAACAATCCCGACCCGACCAAACGCGGCCGCAAGGTTCTCGGGCTGACGATCTTTGCGATGCAGCCGGACAGCGACGGCAACTATGCCGGCGACATCTATAATGTCGACGACGGGCAGTCCTATCGCGGCAAGATGATCCGCCGCAGCGCCACCCAGCTCGAAGTGCAGGGTTGCCTCGGCCTGATCTGCGGCTCCGAAATGTGGAGCCTGGCGGGCCGCTGA